A window of Chiloscyllium punctatum isolate Juve2018m chromosome 37, sChiPun1.3, whole genome shotgun sequence contains these coding sequences:
- the LOC140462861 gene encoding casein kinase II subunit alpha isoform X2 — protein MYEILKALDYCHSMGIMHRDVKPHNVMIDHEHRKLRLIDWGLAEFYHPGQEYNVRVASRYFKGPELLVDYQMYDYSLDMWSLGCMLASMIFRKEPFFHGHDNYDQLVRIAKVLGTEDLYDYIDKYNIELDPRFNDILGRHSRKRWERFVHSENQHLVSSEALDFLDKLLRYDHQTRLTAREAMEHPYFYPIVKDQSRMGSCTNMPTGSTPISSASMMSGISAMPTSSPLGPLAGSPVISATNTLGTPVPATAGAQP, from the exons ATGTATGAGATTTTGAAG GCCCTGGATTATTGCCATAGTATGGGAATTATGCACAGAGATGTGAAGCCACACAACGTCATGATTGACCATGAGCATAGAAAG TTGCGACTGATTGACTGGGGTCTGGCAGAGTTCTATCATCCTGGGCAAGAATACAATGTCCGAGTGGCCTCCAGGTATTTCAAGGGACCCGAACTACTTGTAGATTATCAG ATGTATGATTATAGCCTAGACATGTGGAGTTTAGGATGTATGCTGGCCAGCATGATCTTCAGAAAAGAGCCCTTTTTCCATGGTCACGACAATTACGATCAG TTGGTCCGAATAGCCAAAGTGCTAGGCACAGAAGATCTGTATGACTACATTGACAAGTACAATATTGAGCTGGACCCTCGGTTTAATGACATTCTGGGCAG ACATTCCCGGAAAAGATGGGAACGTTTTGTCCATAGTGAAAATCAACACTTGGTTAGCTCAGAAGCACTGGATTTCTTGGACAAGCTTCTACGATATGATCATCAAACACGTCTAACGGCACGAGAAGCTATGGAACATCCTTATTTTT ATCCAATTGTGAAAGACCAGTCCCGAATGGGCTCCTGTACTAACATGCCAACTGGTAGCACTCCAATCAGCTCAGCCAGTATGATGTCAG GGATCTCTGCAATGCCAACCTCATCGCCACTGGGACCTCTTGCTGGCTCACCAGTCATCTCTGCTACCAATACCCTTGGGACGCCAGTTCCAGCCACTGCAGGGGCTCAGCCTTGA
- the LOC140462861 gene encoding casein kinase II subunit alpha isoform X1 — MAGPVPSRARVYTDVNTHKPREYWDYESHVVEWGNQDDYQLVRKLGRGKYSEVFEAINITNNEKVVVKILKPVKKKKIKREIKILENLRGGPNIITLIDIVKDPVSRTPALVFEHVNNTDFKQLYQTLTDYDIRFYMYEILKALDYCHSMGIMHRDVKPHNVMIDHEHRKLRLIDWGLAEFYHPGQEYNVRVASRYFKGPELLVDYQMYDYSLDMWSLGCMLASMIFRKEPFFHGHDNYDQLVRIAKVLGTEDLYDYIDKYNIELDPRFNDILGRHSRKRWERFVHSENQHLVSSEALDFLDKLLRYDHQTRLTAREAMEHPYFYPIVKDQSRMGSCTNMPTGSTPISSASMMSGISAMPTSSPLGPLAGSPVISATNTLGTPVPATAGAQP, encoded by the exons AAATCAAGATGACTACCAATTAGTTCGAAAATTAGGTCGCGGGAAATACAGTGAAGTGTTTGAAGCCATTAACATCACAAACAATGAAAAAGTAGTTGTTAAAATACTTAAG CCTGTAAAGAAGAAGAAAATAAAGCGTGAAATTAAAATATTGGAGAATCTGCGTGGCGGTCCAAATATTATCACACTCATAGATATTGTCAAAGATCCTGTG TCACGGACGCCAGCTTTGGTTTTTGAACATGTAAACAACACAGATTTCAAG CAGCTGTACCAGACCTTAACAGATTATGATATACGGTTCTATATGTATGAGATTTTGAAG GCCCTGGATTATTGCCATAGTATGGGAATTATGCACAGAGATGTGAAGCCACACAACGTCATGATTGACCATGAGCATAGAAAG TTGCGACTGATTGACTGGGGTCTGGCAGAGTTCTATCATCCTGGGCAAGAATACAATGTCCGAGTGGCCTCCAGGTATTTCAAGGGACCCGAACTACTTGTAGATTATCAG ATGTATGATTATAGCCTAGACATGTGGAGTTTAGGATGTATGCTGGCCAGCATGATCTTCAGAAAAGAGCCCTTTTTCCATGGTCACGACAATTACGATCAG TTGGTCCGAATAGCCAAAGTGCTAGGCACAGAAGATCTGTATGACTACATTGACAAGTACAATATTGAGCTGGACCCTCGGTTTAATGACATTCTGGGCAG ACATTCCCGGAAAAGATGGGAACGTTTTGTCCATAGTGAAAATCAACACTTGGTTAGCTCAGAAGCACTGGATTTCTTGGACAAGCTTCTACGATATGATCATCAAACACGTCTAACGGCACGAGAAGCTATGGAACATCCTTATTTTT ATCCAATTGTGAAAGACCAGTCCCGAATGGGCTCCTGTACTAACATGCCAACTGGTAGCACTCCAATCAGCTCAGCCAGTATGATGTCAG GGATCTCTGCAATGCCAACCTCATCGCCACTGGGACCTCTTGCTGGCTCACCAGTCATCTCTGCTACCAATACCCTTGGGACGCCAGTTCCAGCCACTGCAGGGGCTCAGCCTTGA